A stretch of the Coleofasciculus sp. FACHB-1120 genome encodes the following:
- a CDS encoding ATP-binding protein, with protein sequence MTEQISEQHQTLLTQIARSIHRTLDLKAICQQTVESLGKTLDVSRCFICHQISTSKVQVVAEYSHEPSSLRLDREIEIAECPYLSLALASLEPIVVENIDEGFQRQSILAVASLYQEQPNGLIILQQYASALGSKDESKDRRCPRQWSAAEIELMGELSEQVGTAIARANLYQQLQQARQLAETASCLKTEFLSTISHELRTPLNGIICSLKLILDDLAEDRAEQQEFMNDAHSSALRLMKSVNDILAIAKFEAERNINLTLDAVNLNELLSEVERLRIPLALQKHLNLQIEKPKTLDEIILYANYRGLLQVLLNLVDNAIKFTREGEITINTQVIQKTVRFDNQELPGMVVVTVADTGIGVPEDKRDRLFQLFGKVNGSHTTPYAGTGLGLTISQKLIEAMGGNIHFHSYGEGLGSTVMFTVPLYQAPVMITTPQTYSIELLI encoded by the coding sequence ATGACTGAGCAAATTTCTGAGCAGCACCAAACACTGTTGACCCAAATTGCTAGGAGTATCCATCGCACACTCGATCTAAAAGCGATTTGCCAGCAAACGGTTGAGAGTTTAGGAAAAACACTGGACGTAAGCCGGTGCTTTATCTGCCATCAAATTTCTACTTCCAAAGTGCAGGTAGTGGCAGAATATTCTCACGAGCCATCGAGTTTGCGGCTGGATCGAGAAATTGAGATTGCCGAGTGTCCTTACTTGAGTCTGGCGCTAGCGAGTCTAGAGCCGATTGTGGTAGAGAACATCGATGAAGGATTTCAGCGACAGTCAATCTTGGCGGTTGCCAGTTTGTATCAAGAGCAACCTAATGGTCTGATTATTCTCCAGCAGTACGCTAGTGCCTTAGGATCTAAGGATGAGAGTAAAGATCGGAGGTGTCCGCGTCAATGGAGCGCCGCCGAAATCGAGCTAATGGGGGAGCTTAGTGAGCAAGTTGGTACAGCGATCGCTCGCGCCAACCTTTATCAACAATTGCAGCAGGCGCGCCAACTTGCAGAAACTGCTTCTTGTCTGAAAACCGAGTTTCTCTCAACTATCTCTCACGAACTTCGCACTCCCCTGAATGGGATTATCTGTAGCCTCAAGCTAATCTTGGACGATCTCGCGGAAGACCGAGCCGAGCAGCAAGAATTTATGAATGACGCTCACAGCTCAGCCCTCCGGCTCATGAAGAGCGTTAATGACATTTTAGCGATCGCCAAATTTGAAGCTGAGCGAAACATAAATCTGACCCTGGATGCAGTTAATTTAAACGAACTCCTGAGTGAAGTAGAACGCTTAAGAATTCCCTTGGCGCTCCAAAAGCACTTAAACTTACAAATTGAGAAACCAAAAACTTTAGATGAAATTATTCTGTATGCTAACTACCGAGGGCTACTCCAAGTCCTTTTAAATTTAGTTGATAATGCGATTAAATTTACTCGTGAAGGCGAGATTACGATTAATACTCAAGTCATTCAAAAAACGGTGAGGTTTGATAATCAGGAACTTCCTGGGATGGTGGTAGTCACCGTGGCTGACACGGGGATTGGAGTTCCTGAGGATAAACGAGACAGACTGTTTCAATTGTTCGGTAAAGTGAATGGCTCTCACACAACTCCCTATGCGGGTACGGGGCTGGGACTCACGATCTCTCAAAAGCTCATCGAAGCAATGGGCGGTAATATTCATTTTCACAGTTATGGCGAAGGACTCGGCTCAACCGTCATGTTCACTGTACCCCTGTATCAAGCTCCAGTGATGATTACCACGCCACAGACATATTCAATAGAACTCTTAATCTAG
- a CDS encoding glycoside hydrolase, translating into MPHPLYISFIWHQHQPLYKSRAVNQYRLPWVRLHGTKDYLDLVLLLARYPKLHQTVNLVPSLILQLEDYVAGTAMDPYLAAALTPEQQLSDEQKRFIIDHFFDANHHTLIDPHPRYGELYGQRQEKGEEWCWTNWNPQDYSDLLAWHNLAWIDPLFWDDPEIEGWLKQGRNFTLSDRQRIFSKQREILSRIIPQHRQMQEAGQLEVTTTPYTHPILPLLNDTNSGRVAVPNMTLPKQRFQWAEDIPRHLQKSWDMYKDRFGQEPRGLWPSEQSVSPEILPYIAKQGYKWICSDEAVLGWSIKQFFHRDGAGNVYEPELLYQPYRLQTESGDLAIVFRDHRLSDLIGFTYGAMEPRRAAADLVGHLEAIARTLKHRQQGGGTALEQPWLVNIALDGENCWEHYHLDGKPFLEALYQTLSDHTELKLVTVSEFIDQFPPQATIPAEQLHSGSWVDGSFTTWIGDPAKNRAWDLLEDARKVLASHPEATEENNPEVWEALYAAEGSDWFWWFGEGHSSNQDAMFDQLFREHLCAIYQALNEPIPPNLRQPVEAHEARGDHRPEGFIHPTIDGLGDEQDWDRAGRIDVGGSRGTMHKSSAVQRLWYGVDHLNFYLRLDFQTGIQPGKGCPPELHLLWFYPNQTMHNSPIPLENLPDEAPLNYLFHHHLGINLLTQTIEFEEAGENLKWHPRFSRAQVGLNKCLEVAVPWADLQIGPDFPLRMVAVLADGERFSSYVPENALIPIDVP; encoded by the coding sequence ATGCCCCATCCTCTCTATATCTCTTTCATCTGGCATCAGCATCAGCCCCTGTATAAAAGCCGCGCAGTCAATCAGTATCGCTTGCCTTGGGTGCGTCTGCATGGAACGAAAGATTACCTAGATTTAGTGCTGCTGCTGGCTCGTTATCCGAAGCTGCATCAAACGGTTAATCTCGTGCCGTCTTTGATTTTGCAGTTAGAGGATTATGTCGCTGGCACGGCGATGGACCCATATCTAGCCGCAGCTTTGACGCCGGAACAGCAACTGAGTGATGAACAAAAAAGATTTATTATTGACCATTTTTTTGATGCCAATCACCATACCTTAATTGACCCTCATCCCCGCTACGGAGAGCTTTACGGGCAACGTCAAGAAAAAGGTGAAGAATGGTGTTGGACAAATTGGAATCCCCAAGATTATAGCGATTTGCTCGCTTGGCATAATCTGGCGTGGATTGATCCTTTGTTTTGGGACGATCCAGAGATTGAGGGGTGGTTGAAGCAGGGAAGAAACTTTACTTTAAGCGATCGCCAGCGAATTTTCTCCAAACAGCGAGAAATATTGAGCCGGATCATTCCGCAGCACCGGCAGATGCAGGAAGCGGGGCAACTGGAAGTAACGACAACGCCTTACACGCACCCGATTTTGCCCTTACTGAACGATACAAACTCCGGTCGGGTGGCAGTACCCAATATGACCTTGCCGAAGCAGCGCTTCCAGTGGGCTGAAGATATTCCCAGGCATCTCCAAAAATCTTGGGATATGTATAAAGATCGATTTGGGCAAGAACCGCGTGGTTTGTGGCCTTCAGAACAATCGGTTAGTCCTGAGATTTTGCCTTATATTGCCAAGCAGGGATATAAGTGGATCTGCTCAGATGAAGCCGTTTTGGGTTGGTCAATTAAGCAATTTTTCCATCGGGACGGCGCGGGGAATGTCTACGAACCCGAATTACTGTATCAACCTTATCGACTGCAAACCGAGTCCGGCGACTTAGCAATCGTGTTTCGGGATCACCGATTGTCAGATTTAATTGGCTTTACTTATGGCGCGATGGAACCGCGCCGCGCCGCCGCCGACTTAGTGGGGCATTTGGAAGCGATCGCTCGCACCCTGAAACACCGCCAGCAAGGAGGCGGTACAGCCCTAGAACAACCGTGGCTGGTCAATATTGCCCTCGACGGCGAAAATTGCTGGGAACACTACCATCTGGATGGTAAGCCCTTCTTAGAAGCTCTTTATCAGACGCTGAGCGACCACACAGAGCTGAAACTGGTCACGGTTTCGGAATTTATAGACCAGTTCCCTCCCCAGGCAACTATCCCCGCCGAGCAGCTGCACAGCGGCTCTTGGGTCGATGGCAGCTTCACGACTTGGATTGGCGATCCCGCCAAAAATCGCGCTTGGGATCTCTTAGAGGATGCGCGGAAAGTCTTGGCTAGCCATCCAGAAGCAACTGAGGAAAACAATCCAGAAGTTTGGGAAGCTTTGTACGCCGCGGAAGGTTCCGATTGGTTCTGGTGGTTTGGCGAAGGTCATTCCTCAAACCAAGATGCCATGTTCGACCAGTTATTCCGGGAACACCTGTGTGCGATTTACCAGGCGTTAAATGAGCCAATCCCGCCGAACTTGCGCCAACCCGTAGAAGCTCACGAAGCGCGGGGAGATCACCGACCCGAAGGCTTTATTCATCCCACCATTGATGGACTGGGTGACGAACAGGATTGGGATCGCGCCGGTCGGATCGATGTCGGGGGATCGCGGGGTACGATGCATAAGAGCAGTGCCGTTCAGCGTCTTTGGTACGGGGTGGATCACCTTAACTTCTATCTAAGACTGGACTTCCAGACCGGCATTCAACCGGGTAAGGGCTGTCCGCCAGAGTTGCATTTGCTGTGGTTCTATCCCAACCAAACGATGCACAATAGCCCCATTCCGCTAGAGAATTTACCCGACGAAGCGCCATTGAACTATCTGTTCCACCACCATTTAGGGATTAACTTACTGACTCAAACGATTGAGTTTGAGGAGGCTGGGGAAAATCTCAAGTGGCATCCTCGGTTCAGCCGCGCTCAAGTGGGTTTAAATAAGTGTTTGGAAGTGGCAGTTCCTTGGGCAGATTTGCAAATCGGCCCAGATTTTCCGTTGCGAATGGTAGCGGTTTTGGCAGATGGCGAACGCTTTAGTAGCTATGTGCCTGAAAACGCCTTGATTCCGATTGATGTTCCTTAA
- a CDS encoding type II toxin-antitoxin system CcdA family antitoxin: protein MNDRARYSQGSAEKVEISIHLDSELLTQIKHLTNDPSKVIETAIRQWLRGERDRDDELTRNLERNPPVPPRGEWND from the coding sequence ATGAACGATCGGGCCAGATATTCTCAGGGTTCAGCCGAAAAGGTGGAAATTTCTATCCACCTTGATTCTGAACTGTTAACACAAATTAAGCACCTGACCAACGATCCGAGTAAGGTCATTGAGACGGCAATTCGGCAGTGGCTTAGAGGCGAACGAGATCGAGATGATGAACTGACTCGGAACCTTGAGAGGAATCCGCCCGTGCCTCCGAGAGGGGAATGGAACGATTAA
- a CDS encoding NifU family protein yields MSQTLALTSENVEQVLDELRPYLMSDGGNVELVDIDGPVVKLRLQGACGSCPSSAMTLRMGIERRLREFIPEIAEVEQVF; encoded by the coding sequence ATGTCACAAACACTGGCACTGACTTCAGAAAACGTTGAACAAGTTTTGGATGAACTGCGCCCTTACTTAATGTCCGATGGTGGTAACGTTGAGCTGGTAGACATCGACGGTCCAGTTGTGAAGCTACGCCTCCAAGGAGCCTGTGGATCTTGCCCAAGTTCGGCAATGACGCTAAGAATGGGAATTGAGCGCCGCCTGCGCGAATTTATCCCCGAAATTGCTGAAGTTGAGCAAGTCTTTTAA
- a CDS encoding DUF3386 domain-containing protein codes for MTEQANARDLFRAAYENRYTWDANFPGYSADVELKQGDEVYKGKIRINSDMTVEVTGIEDETVQESIYTQLRDIVTHRKRGSFDKAHGKNEFNLGETDARGATEILVKGDAMGSNYKIRGTEICQVSRVMGRMAFVIDTAESLDTGEGYAASRYDVVFRNPQTGELLREMQFEDTFEKVGDYYVMTKQVIHANEQGQKTTTEFNYANVKLLEPAAV; via the coding sequence ATGACTGAGCAAGCAAATGCTCGTGACTTGTTTCGGGCTGCCTACGAAAACCGCTACACCTGGGATGCAAATTTCCCAGGATATAGTGCTGATGTAGAACTCAAGCAAGGTGATGAAGTCTACAAAGGCAAAATTCGCATCAACAGCGACATGACTGTTGAAGTGACCGGCATCGAAGACGAAACGGTGCAAGAGAGCATCTATACTCAGCTCAGGGATATTGTTACCCACCGCAAGCGGGGGTCTTTTGACAAAGCTCACGGTAAGAACGAATTTAACCTGGGGGAAACGGACGCCCGCGGCGCTACGGAAATTCTGGTTAAAGGCGATGCGATGGGGTCTAACTACAAAATCCGAGGCACTGAAATTTGCCAGGTGAGTCGGGTAATGGGTCGAATGGCATTTGTCATCGATACCGCTGAAAGTTTAGATACCGGAGAAGGCTACGCCGCTAGTCGCTACGATGTTGTCTTCCGGAATCCTCAGACAGGTGAATTGCTCAGAGAAATGCAATTTGAGGATACCTTCGAGAAAGTCGGCGATTACTACGTGATGACCAAGCAAGTAATTCACGCGAATGAGCAAGGTCAGAAAACGACCACCGAGTTCAACTACGCGAACGTCAAGTTACTGGAACCAGCAGCGGTATAG
- the lepA gene encoding translation elongation factor 4: MTDVPVSRIRNFSIIAHIDHGKSTLADRLLQFTGTVQDRQMKEQFLDNMDLERERGITIKLQAARMNYTAKDGQQYVLNLIDTPGHVDFSYEVSRSLAACEGALLVVDASQGVEAQTLANVYLALENNLEIIPVLNKIDLPGAEPDRVKGEIEEIIGLDCSGAILASAKEGLGIDEILESIVHLIPPPIDTVSQPLRALIFDSYYDSYRGVIVYFRVMDGTVKKGDRIRLMATGKEYEIDELGILAPTQKQVNELHAGEVGYLGAAIKAVEDARVGDTITLANAPAKEALPGYTEAKPMVFCGLFPTDADQYPDLREALEKLKLNDAALNYEPETSSAMGFGFRCGFLGLLHMEIVQERLEREYNLDLIITAPSVVYRVITNKGEEVYIDNPSHLPPPNEREKIEEPYVKVDMITPEVYVGTLMELCQNRRGVFKDMKYLTQGRTTLTYELPLAEVVTDFFDQMKSRTRGYASMEYHLIGYQENPLVKLDIMINNDPVDALAMIVHRDKAYNVGRGLTEKLKELIPRHQFKIPIQAAIGSKIVASEHIPALRKDVLAKCYGGDISRKKKLLQKQAKGKKRMKSIGTVDVPQSAFMAVLRLDQE, translated from the coding sequence ATGACTGACGTACCTGTTTCTCGCATTCGTAATTTCTCCATCATTGCCCACATTGACCACGGAAAATCCACTCTGGCGGATCGCCTCTTGCAGTTTACGGGCACGGTGCAAGATCGGCAGATGAAGGAACAGTTCCTGGACAATATGGATTTAGAACGGGAGCGCGGCATCACGATTAAGCTGCAAGCAGCCCGAATGAACTATACCGCCAAGGATGGTCAGCAATACGTTCTAAATCTAATTGACACACCCGGACACGTAGATTTTTCCTATGAGGTGTCGCGTTCTCTCGCCGCTTGCGAAGGCGCACTTTTGGTAGTGGATGCCTCTCAAGGGGTGGAAGCGCAAACGCTTGCCAACGTTTATCTTGCCCTTGAAAATAATCTGGAAATTATCCCAGTTTTAAATAAAATCGATCTCCCCGGAGCTGAGCCAGATCGGGTTAAGGGAGAAATTGAAGAAATTATTGGACTGGATTGTAGCGGTGCAATTCTCGCTTCTGCAAAAGAAGGGCTTGGGATTGACGAGATCCTGGAGTCGATTGTTCACTTAATTCCGCCGCCAATAGATACGGTGTCGCAACCACTAAGAGCGTTAATTTTTGATAGTTACTATGACAGCTACCGGGGTGTAATTGTATACTTCCGGGTGATGGATGGTACGGTCAAAAAAGGCGATCGCATTCGTCTGATGGCGACCGGCAAAGAATATGAAATTGACGAGTTAGGTATCCTTGCGCCGACCCAGAAGCAGGTGAACGAACTGCACGCCGGTGAAGTGGGCTACCTGGGAGCGGCGATTAAAGCGGTGGAAGATGCTCGCGTGGGAGACACCATTACCCTAGCGAACGCCCCGGCTAAGGAGGCATTGCCCGGTTACACCGAAGCGAAACCGATGGTTTTTTGCGGCTTGTTCCCCACCGATGCTGACCAATACCCAGACTTGCGGGAAGCCCTAGAAAAACTGAAATTAAATGATGCGGCGTTGAACTACGAGCCGGAGACCTCCAGCGCGATGGGGTTTGGCTTCCGATGCGGCTTCTTGGGCTTACTCCATATGGAGATTGTTCAAGAGCGTCTAGAGCGGGAATACAATTTAGATTTGATTATCACTGCTCCTTCGGTGGTTTATCGGGTGATTACCAATAAGGGAGAGGAAGTTTACATTGATAATCCCAGCCACCTACCGCCGCCGAACGAGCGAGAAAAAATTGAGGAGCCTTATGTCAAAGTAGACATGATTACCCCAGAAGTCTACGTGGGGACTCTGATGGAGTTATGTCAAAACCGGCGTGGTGTCTTCAAAGATATGAAGTATTTAACGCAAGGGCGAACCACGCTGACTTACGAGTTACCTCTGGCGGAAGTGGTGACGGACTTTTTTGACCAAATGAAGTCCAGAACTCGCGGCTATGCCAGTATGGAATATCATTTGATTGGCTATCAGGAAAATCCCCTGGTGAAGCTAGATATCATGATCAACAATGACCCTGTTGACGCCTTGGCAATGATTGTGCATCGGGATAAGGCTTACAACGTAGGAAGGGGGTTGACAGAAAAGTTGAAGGAGCTGATTCCCAGGCATCAGTTCAAGATTCCGATTCAAGCCGCAATTGGTAGTAAGATCGTCGCCAGCGAACATATCCCCGCCTTGAGAAAAGATGTGCTTGCTAAGTGCTATGGCGGTGATATTTCTCGAAAGAAAAAGTTGTTGCAGAAGCAGGCTAAAGGTAAGAAGCGCATGAAGTCGATTGGGACAGTTGATGTACCGCAATCAGCTTTTATGGCGGTGTTGCGCCTGGATCAAGAGTAG
- a CDS encoding GNAT family N-acetyltransferase, giving the protein MADLPPSLPPGCVLRPARAEEKWLIQQLLLEFTKSEALKFDLRVLAFNLVVLIVLTFFMLTIGQIIKTLVSNLLVGTFLFILLAGIFMITLSFAASFILFLFSIFTYAFINWSRFWVIECNGSLVACGEINGYGTHSMLYYLFVKPVWRSQQLGSYLVKRLVQEATHPLYLVCKPKLVRFYSQLGFTIVPWREISQPLKSSFQIFQLDTLMSGNVWTVMRYQS; this is encoded by the coding sequence ATGGCTGACCTACCTCCTTCATTGCCACCAGGGTGTGTTCTCCGACCAGCCCGTGCGGAAGAAAAATGGTTAATTCAGCAATTATTATTAGAATTTACAAAATCTGAAGCTTTAAAATTTGACCTGAGAGTTTTAGCTTTTAACTTGGTAGTTTTGATTGTATTGACTTTTTTTATGCTAACAATTGGGCAAATTATCAAAACCCTTGTTTCTAATCTCTTGGTCGGAACTTTTTTATTTATTCTCCTGGCGGGTATTTTTATGATTACCCTTTCTTTTGCCGCTTCCTTTATTCTGTTTTTATTCTCAATTTTTACCTACGCTTTCATCAATTGGTCGCGGTTCTGGGTGATTGAATGTAATGGAAGCCTAGTAGCTTGCGGTGAAATAAACGGCTACGGTACGCACTCCATGCTCTATTACTTATTTGTGAAACCTGTCTGGCGCAGTCAGCAGCTAGGTTCCTATCTAGTGAAGCGTCTTGTTCAAGAAGCGACCCACCCCCTCTATTTAGTCTGTAAGCCTAAATTAGTACGATTTTATTCTCAACTAGGCTTTACGATTGTTCCTTGGCGAGAAATCTCACAGCCCCTGAAGTCAAGTTTTCAAATTTTCCAACTGGATACCCTAATGAGTGGAAATGTTTGGACAGTGATGCGGTATCAAAGTTAG